The Quercus lobata isolate SW786 chromosome 4, ValleyOak3.0 Primary Assembly, whole genome shotgun sequence genome segment atttctcaaaaaccTTGGTCTACGGGGTAATATTGtaatttcacaaatttcaagggtaaaaattgaaaaaaatgtcATTCATGCAATCACAAGGCTTGAGAATTTTACCCAATGGACAGTTAGAATTTCCAAAGATATTAAAACAATCACTTTTCATATAGGAAATCGAAACTCTAgattgaaaatactaaagaataaaatatcattaattgaaaaatatcttTGAAATGGACTAGAATGTAGACGATTGtaattttttggagaaaaaaaagggtaattgattttaattggtcTTTTAAATAGAAACTAGAATCAATCAACTAAAATTCTCATTGGTCCAATCAAAATAAAGGATGAGCATATATgcatggaaagaaaatttagaacataattgagaatttaaatttataaattaattattccTTTTCAcaaatgaataattaatttgataatttgaaaaCCTTGTCTCATTTAATTAGAAAGCCCATTTCAACATTTTGATGACAGGGCATCACATCTTAAAAACATTGtcttatcaaattaaaaaaaaaaaatcttaaaaacatTAAGTAATGTCTTCTcaataaagcaaaacaaacaaacaaattaaaaattgatcaattttttgtttgtttgttttgctttgttgaGTAAACATTACTCAatgtttttaagattttttttcataagaagatgtttttaagattaaatacatggtttttttttttaagaaaaaaaaagcccaaacttAGGTTTTAGtaatcttaattaaaaataaacgtATAGTTGCATTGACTAATAAAATACAAGTAATgttatcatttaattttaatgtacctacatgtttaaatttgattgtagaACCTAATATTACCACAACTGTTAAGGATGAGAATATCTTCAAATGATACAAATAATATTGATACATGGTAGAGCCTACCTTTCTAATTCTTATCAATAGGCAATCAACTTTTAACAAGGTAGACGCATGGACATTACTCTCTTCttgaacaatttcttttttcccttttgctAGTAATAAGTCTTTTGGTCCTTTAAGATTCTAAATCAAAAGCTAAAGAACCTAAATTCTACCACTTAAGAAGTATACTCCGGTTTCTAGATGACTTTTTCTAGTGAGTATGAAAGCTCAAACcccataaataattaattacataTTCAAATAACACAATTATTTGTTGCCATATATGCAAGAAATGTTTTTGACAGCTGAAAAACATGATAAGAAATTATAGCAATACATTTATCAATCAGCCGGAATTTCTTTTTGACTTATTGGATCCTTGTTTATAAagcttttcaactttttttcttccaaGGGGTCGGCTGTTAACTTATTATATGTATTAAGGACAGAAAGTTATGGCATAGTCTGCCCCACCAGTGCAAGTAAAGGTGCTAGATTTATCATCATAAGCATAGCTATATGCTTGTGGACATTGGTCCTTGAAAATCCTTGAATAGTTAGATGGCGAGCATGTATCTGGCGAACCAAAATCACCTGTACAACAGTATTGTGGCTGTTTGAATGCCAAACATGCACTCTTGCAAGCAATTACACTACCATCTGATGCTTTCACAGCCAACTCGAGAGGACAAACTGTGTTCACATTAGCTCTGCAGCTTGTGGTATGACACCCTTCTTTTCCACCATGGGGGGTTACTGAGATTGGCAAATTAAAGCCATCCACAAGACTAACATCATAGAAATCTCGTCCACCATTTGTTGCAACTGTGAATTCCACTAGGGATGCTGGTGGAATTGCACCAGCACCATTGCATGCTATTTGACCTGATCCACAGTCTCCACTGCTGCAACTAAACTTTCCAAAGTGGTCCTTAGAACATTGATATCGTGCCCAAAACCGACCAGACCATGGGGGATGGACATTAAGAGAGGATGAAGCACCGGATGCTAACTCCAAACCAGTTAATAGAGATAACTGAGGACCGCCGGAGCCAGTTAAGGTTCCTGGCCAGACTTTGAATGGGCAGTTGTTTGTGATTGCAAATGTAGCTGAGTGAGCCCCTATgtacaaaacatataaacagaaatttttgtaaaattcaAAGAGGGGAGAGGGGGAGGGGGTGAGTTCACGTATTGCatgcattaattaaaataattgtatCTTATAGTCAACAGAATATCATAGTTGGttaatttatgtgaaaatgtACTTAAATTGATGTAAAgtatgatgaaaaaaaaagagataaatattGAAATAGCTTGCTTGCCTGAAAAATAGAGCGAGGCCAAAGTGAGGAGAAAGACTACTCGAATCCCCATTGATGAATGTTTTGATTTATCTAAAGGTTTATAAGAGCTAGTATAGATAGAGGATAGAAAGAGGTGGTGGTATATATAGAGGGATCTGATCACAGATCTAACAGTAAATAATGTAAACCCTTTAATATTAATATACTATTGTAATATAGATATAATCGAGTGTGTTTTAAGGCTTACGGTGTACTATTGTAATGTGTTGTCGGCATACGGTGTAATACAaataccaataaataaaatgatttagaGAATCTATAGATTCATACTCtaaaatatatatgcatatatatgcTTGCAAGACATGTGACACTCTTGGATACACGTATGATCAGGATCATATAGTAATTTCCTATTTTATTAACATAAGATGGGATGCATTAGATCATAATCTGTAAATTTTTTATCTAGtacaaaataattgatttttaaaagataattgttTTATAGGCCTATATCATTCACAATTTAGTAAGAAATTCtgttaaaatgaaattttatatttgttattttgcaGTGAATAGATTTGTTGTATTCTAGAGGTAAATTACTCTTAATTAACTAGACAACAAGCTCTTTCAAGTGTGAACACTTATCCCCTAAAAAAAAGAGTGTGTTCCACACGTCTCAAAGTCATATTATTTTTGATTCATTATCAATTTCCTCAATGATATGTCTAATACACAGCCTAATGTTCCAAGAATTTTCCATGATGTTACATCATTATGTATAAACTTTTTGGTCTGATTTGTTAGCATATATAACATCCTCCAATGCTTTTATTCAATGAACTAAAGGGACATGTACGTTGTCACGTGTAagtagaaatatgcatatatttttaaatgaccATAAgataaattatgtatattttgtaGACTCCAAATAATGTTCAGCGAGATGTTTGGTACAACAACAATGTAATAGACAAACTATGATTTCGGTCCTTATTAAACTTCCAATAACATGTTCAAATAGTTcctattttttaaaagagaaatgatatgtctccaatatttttacaacattttacaataaatcataagtggcaggttgttattgttggagcaaaaaagtaatcttaatgttagattcaaatttgaactaataacaactaaccacctatgatttgttgtgaaaatattgtaaaattattgtgaacaTAGTATCTCTCCTTTTAAAATTACAACGACGTTGTGTCTTATCTTCGCAAATTGTTTATGTTAGAGAtatagatctttttttttttttttgttagagatATAGATCAAATGGTCTTCAAAACCCAAGAATTGTTTCCTAGTCAAGAGGTAGAATTGAGACCCCAATCCTTTGTATTATCGTAGACTAAATTGTGTTAGGAATTCTTCTTGAGAAAAAGGTTGTAACTCTCGTTAAGACAAATTCGCCAAATCGGCTAAGATTACATCATTAAGATGTGTGGAATATCCTCTATTCACACCGATAAATCTCAAAAATATCTTGCATGTCTAGCTAGCTAAGTTGTGAACTACATAATTACCTTGTCTTTTAACATGGAAAAAACTAATGACAGCAAAGGTTTCTACAAGGAAtcctaattttgattttacaaGTAGTCTGGGATTAACAATGGCGTTAGTCTGGGATTAACAATGAAGTTAAGTTAGTCTGAATTAACATAGGATTATTGTCCAAAATTGTTCCACCATCAGATGATCCTTCTTGATCCACCTCTCTTGAGATGCTTAAGTGCTTTGTGGCACTAAATGTAGAAACAGAATCAATAACATAATACATTTCTTCATTGTCAATAATTACGTATCagtatcttttttcttttccttcttacaGTGAAATTAAAGAGTAAAATCACCCATATAAGCAAGCTATAGGATCAAGAAGTCATGAGGCAATGAAGATTTTTGGATGACATGTGTTACCAGAAGTCAGACCCAACATGCTCATCCATTTTAGGACATTATATACTACAAATACAAATGGAGGGACAAGTACCAAAATTATCAATATGATGGTAACAGTACATTAAACTGCAATGATATGAAACTGAGATGTGATATAATGGATCTTAATCTAAaagaaaatgagtttgaaaATCACAAAAATCAGTCTCAAAATACCTAACTAGCCCATTTAGGAGAGAATGACCacaaggatttaaaaaaaaaaaaaatgctttgcAAAACTACATTGAAGTTGAAGTTAAGGACACTAGTGCTGTTATAAGCAATATTAGGCCAAGGGTGTTCTACAAAGTGTCATTTGACTCCCAAGCTTCCAGGTGAAGCATCAAATAAAGTTGCATAAGAATAAGAGTACTGTGAAATTAGCTGAGCAAACCTAAGATAATAAATGAGAACTATATTACTGCTGAAAATCAGAGAGCATTAAAGGGTTCAGGAATGAATTTTCAATCAAACCTGAAGAAAGCCAAGATCTTTCATCCCAACTTCATAGGAAGAGGCCCGCTGGGGACCTCAATAAGAGCAAGTTAAATGTGCTTTTCTGGAAAAAAAGTCTTCCCAACAAGAAGACATGCCAAAACTCATAAGTAGAGTAATGCTATTTTTGGTTCAGTTAGCATCTTAAAGCATTAAAGCGATATGAGTGATTCTGTGATTGTACTACCAATCTCCAGAACGTGCAATCACAAAATAAGAGACAGCAAAAATGATGGAAGTACCAAAAATTGTCCAAGAGAGTAGCATTGGAAAGTAGCCCACCATCATCTGGCATTCTGCCCAAAACTTCAAAGTAAGGTCCACAGAAGTAATGCTAGAGCTCATTAAGCACATGACCAACCCTACTAATttggtaaaattttcaaaatgaattaTGAACCTACCACCACTGTGGACATTAGACCTATTACGCAAACCTACTAATTACAACTAAATTGTAGATATTATCTTATGTTACAAAATACATAGTTTAACTTGTCAAAGGCATATAAAATAAGGTTTGTCCAATGTAGAAACTAGGGATCCAGTGGATAACAAAGCTCATCAAAAGGGTTGAGATAAGCTATATCTTGAACAATGCGAGACCCACCTTGTTAATCTGAGATTGAGTAGCTTTGTAAAAAGGTTAGGGTGCTAGTTATTAACATAGATGAAGTCATAAAGTAGTTTTTTCACCTAATCCTAGATTGATACTACCTATGGTTTTCCATAGCCTttggaaggaaaagaagattcTTCTATACCTTCTTTTCTTAGCTCAAACAGAAGATCATTCAGTAGTGAATAGATTGCACTGCAGATTGTGGGTGACAGCCATTCGTGGCAACAGAAATATGGGCGGTATTGTTGCTATTGATTCAGTAATACCCTGTAACTTCTAGACCCTTCATCAAACTTTGCATCCTAAGTGCCTCTACTGCTGTCCAGGATCATGATTTTATATGAAAGCAACACTTGGTAGCCAACAAAACCTTAGGCTTTTGTCTAATCCCCACATATgaaggcccaaaaaaaaaaaaaaaaaacctcagaaaccaaacaattatttactaaaatttttgGCAGAAAGTAACCAAGTTTAATACATTAACTCAAACAAAAGCCAAACCCAGTTCAGCATTGAACCTATGGAACTAGAAATGGGTGAAATAGGATAGGAGTACACTACAAATATAGATGAAAGTTAATTACTTGCTGTGTACTTAAAGCATTATTTTTACAAGGTACAACGCCACTTTCAAATTATATAATGAGATGAATCCTCTGctgatacaagaaaattgttaacAGCAGCATTGACAAAGAAGGTCTATGAGATGCTCCTCAAATATAGTATATATGCTACCAataatctaaatttaaaaaacaaataatagtGTACAAACTACAAATAGGGAACTATTTTACAAGATTCTGAATTAAGAATGAGAACATTTCCTCCTAACTCTCTAGGTCACTGGTTTCTTCCCttgcttcttttttattttaatatgcGGGAGCTCCTAATTTACCAATTTAGCAACTCACAACAGAGATCTTACCTGAAAATCCTTAAAAAACAGTGCTAGCAAAGTGCATTTGTTGGGTTGACGCTTTTCTAAATTAGGTAGAACTAGCTAAGTTAGTAAACCTTTTCAAATATCagggagtaaaaaaaaaaaaatcaagtttttggcAGCAAGTAATCGACATTAAATACAAACAACACCCGAGCCCAGTTCAGCATTTAACTGATGTTACTAGAAATAGTTGAGATATGATAGGATTAGGagtagaaaacaaaaaatagatgaAAAGTAAGACAGCAATCCGTTAAAAAGCAAGTACTCATATGGAAATTTTCTTCATACAAGAAAATTGCCATACGAGTTGCTATTGGAGTACTTGCTGCCATACTACAGAAAGCCATACAAGAAAATTGCCGTACGAATCCTCTGCTCATAGGAGTACACTACAAATaatagatgaaaaattaatgcaaataGATATCATACCTGGAACACAAATCTACTTGATCCAAATTGCCAAATTCtaaagcgagagagagagagagagagagagagagagagagaaagagagaaaccaTTATTCTTACAAATTACAACACACCTTTCAATTGTGAGACAAATACCCTACTGATATAAGGAAATTACAAGTCATGCAATGTGGAGTGGTTGGAATTGTTGCTTTCCAAAAAAGAGGTTTAACTAGCAAAGTACATCAAATATCTCAAGATTCTCAACTGTTGGGCGCcaaaaaacaacacaaaatgaaagagaaacaagacataaattgtattaaaaaaaaaaaaaaagtgcaactGTTATACATAGAAAATGTATAACTCTAGTTTCATCTTTATCTCTTATCCTTATTTAAATAGACATACTCTATTTTCCTCTTCATCTCAGGTGGGCTCTTCATTCCAAGGCGGTCACAGGACCACCTgacctataaaaaataattattattatgtcggtcacaggaccacctgacctataaaaaataattattattatgtataaattttaaaaaattatggtttttttatccttaaaaaaacttTGTGATTACCCGAAATATTTTTTAGGTCCAACATAAATAAACTTTAGACAAAATTTGACAACAAACTTGATTGTAAACTAAGACTACAACTtcaatgaatattttttttattgaatgtaaattttaataaatccataatttaattatattttctgtGGGGACTATGGCCCAAAATAATAGGTTGAGCCTTGGACCCGTCTGAGGACACAGCCCATTCGAGGAGTTAATGTGGCTTAAGCAACTCACGTTAAATATCCctggaaacaaagaaaacaggtccgaggaggaatttcACCTTGGACACTAAAAGTCCGGAGCGAAAGGACATCCCAGGCACTAAAGCCCATCCCCTAAACACgtgaaaaggaaaggaaacacaaaatatctaagcAAAAGTTGCTACCgccacattgaatgcactacagctactctcctggccgcattgaTGTGGAGAAGatccctgaacagtgctaccttggctaccgcaactcacaaagagctgaaagaggtgtctgatgggacagatgCTCAAGTGGAGGTTTGAATGGTcgacaagtgtaaagcccaaaTGACAGGAAAATGCCTATATAATGTGTAAAAGCCCCCATAAGAGAGGGAcggaaaaaaaaggaggagagagaacGGTAGCATGTAAAGGAACCCCACTGCATTGATTCTTATATACAAATTTAGTGTTTAGCTCTATGAGATCACGTGGTCTTTCAATATAATggcttttgttcttgtttgtgTGTTACTTTATTCCATGCAATACCCTGTTTAACTTATtaaaacctagttctttgatcCATGctctacaaaaaattcattatgtTGGGCTCTTTGGACCAAGACTCacaaaataggggtttgggctccaaaatcgtgtccctacattttcttatatatcttccatacttgcaaaatttcaagaagagaaaagattaatagctatgtcgtcaatcaaatgtttaaatttcgaatttttataatttaaaattataaataaaaaataagtttaggaattgaatagtaaataacgtccgattggcatgaaatttgacacgtgttttaagaacatagagaacatgcaattcagctgttagattttcaaaatatatagcaatgttaatttgtttagtgagatTATAGCCTTAAGTTACAACTAAGTTTATAACCAAACTTTGACCTTAAACTTTGgtccccttaacaatatattagtttcttacaaataaaaagaaaaagtctaagaaaactttatttaactaaactttTAAAGAGATATAGATTgtaacattgataatgagactatcatgtaacgatttcaaaataagaaaattcgaaaaaggaaattgtaagactttatgTGTTTGCGGGCGTgtgttttttcaaaatatgaagttatctttttattagattttgtataatttaaatttcttaatgaacACCCTCAAAAAACTTCCTCAagttgttttctcttctttcttcttctatgtcctcttttatttttcattcattcatcttttttagtgtcataaaatTAAAAGGATTTTTTCCCCTAAGTTTTAGATAAATTTGGAAAAACAGTTATTGAGGAACATACCTTTGGATTGACTATCATGACTAAAAATCTATGGCGGATTTGAGTTTGTTAAAAGCTACTAATTTTAGAATTataacttctttttattataattattattattatgcatggattaattaaaaatttaatatgtacaaaaattttatattctacaaatatgatcaaaattatcataataattagtGATTCACTTGAAACTAAATAAGCTATCATAATATAATGAAGATATTTAGTAGAGAGAGTTCCTAGTTTGCaagtattattatattaaattatataattatggtatatgattaaataattaaaataaatatgaaattatattctttttttaatagaatttatataattttagtttcagtgaaaatttaaatttcttaaaactaaaataattgagttttatCCAGATTAAACTATACAACTAAAACTATATCTTTCTTATTGGttaagaaagtaaaaaagagtATTACTACaaataaaatggagaaaaataatGTATATGGTTGACTCTAACTAATATGTTTAGGATCTATAGCCGATcccaaaaatttgggactaaggttttgttattgtttttatatagatttttaGTTGGAGAATAattcttagtttttaaaatattagttaACATCATTTTGGCTAAATTAGGCCACACGACGTTAGTCTATATGGACTTCATTTTTTCTCTAAGCGAGGTCAAATCTGAACAAAAATCcttaatctcaaaattttttaaaaattttgttattcaatttgatatcttataattaataaatgttaataatgtgttttttttttttaaataacattagtagaatTGACTTAAGGTGTTAATTCATTCTATTGTAGCACTTATAGTTATGTTTGACATTTAATTGTTATATTTGTGTTTAAACATATGTCTAAATATATAATCAACTCtgaattaattttttccaactttgatccttataattttttatctttcatgAGAAACAAGGaaaatttagaattaaaatttgttatggGAATAGTACttaacctttaaaaaatttctcaatGCTTAGAATCCATGGAAAGGTTTTCAAGCTGGGTCAATATACTAACATATATACAAACATTTGATGTTCAAAAATCCAAACATGTTGAGACACCCTAAATTTTACCTTATATTTCATCCATCTACATGGAAAATACTTTCATTATG includes the following:
- the LOC115987720 gene encoding thaumatin-like protein 1, yielding MGIRVVFLLTLASLYFSGAHSATFAITNNCPFKVWPGTLTGSGGPQLSLLTGLELASGASSSLNVHPPWSGRFWARYQCSKDHFGKFSCSSGDCGSGQIACNGAGAIPPASLVEFTVATNGGRDFYDVSLVDGFNLPISVTPHGGKEGCHTTSCRANVNTVCPLELAVKASDGSVIACKSACLAFKQPQYCCTGDFGSPDTCSPSNYSRIFKDQCPQAYSYAYDDKSSTFTCTGGADYAITFCP